A window from Hemicordylus capensis ecotype Gifberg chromosome 2, rHemCap1.1.pri, whole genome shotgun sequence encodes these proteins:
- the LOC128345475 gene encoding zinc finger protein 383-like → MESDNSSNNLGQNNNNFEKSRRYKWCIVPLCKSTTKSTPEKIFVHVPAEKKRRKAWVDAMRREKLFSEKSVLFVCQDHFNLQEDMENFTEHKLIGTHLRVKKNVLPHIFDCQSAGSAPSYLNRTTRKLFQGAITYSATGMTEPLSTLEREIHTTLKKMLRKAGPEAGKDVDEIEVESTEGFWERTVQKILGEDTTSSDAQRQRFRQFCYQEAEGPREACSRLHSLCHQWLKPERHTKAQILDLVVLEQFLAILPLEMESWVRECGAETSSQAVALAEGFFLSQAEDKRQEDQQEGPAVAGQTLEFSRIVQEGDKSVGDGATLVNHSRPSLLSAGGETVTVQLDQASVTFEEVSVCFSKEEWALLDPGQRALHREVMEVNWRNLAPLGDRRESKKEGEMQRRKTKAKQKGREDTLVPEGPDFHEIPSQEGNTKNTFPRYGSILNGESNVGMHQRVHTGGEPFTCLDCGKSFSHKTSFTRHQRIHTGEKPFPCAECGKCFRQREQLVAHQRIHTGEKPFPCSECGKTFRRRITLIEHQRIHTGEKPFLCSVCGKGFRKSSHLTSHQGTHTGEKPHKCSECGKYFSHSSSLSYHKSTHTEEKPYQCLDCEKSFRGRMQLIAHQRIHTGEKPFLCSECGKSFSHSSSLTSHKRTHTGEKPYPCLDCGKSFCQSVALDSHQRVHTGDKPFTCSECGKQFRHRKSLLLHHPIHPGEKLFANPESRKGFSQRMHLTGHQRVHAGEKSFACSQCGKSFSQGISLTKHHRIHTGAKALIC, encoded by the exons ATGGAGAGTGACAATTCTAGTAATAATTTGGGCCAAAACAACAATaattttgaaaaatccagaaggtaCAAGTGGTGCATCGTaccattgtgcaagagcacaacaaaAAGTACACCGGAAAAAATATTTGTGCATGTACCAGCGGAAAAGAAGCGACGGAAAGCATGGGTAGATGCTATGAGAAGAGAAAAGTTGTTCAGTGAGAAATCCGTGTTGTTCGTGTGTCAGGACCATTTCAAT TTGCAAGAGGACATGGAAAATTTCACTGAGCACAAACTGATAGGAACACATTTACGAGTGAAGAAGAACGTTCTGCCCCATATTTTTGACTGCCAGTCTGCTGGATCTGCCCCATCCTACCTAAACAGAACAACCAGGAAACTATTCCAGGGAGCCATAACTTACAGTGCCACTGGGATGACAG AACCTCTGTCTACACTGGAAAGGGAGATTCATACAACTCTAAAGAAGATGCTGAGAAAGGCTGGCCCTGAAGCAGGAAAAGATGTTGATGAAATTGAGGTTGAGAGCACTGAGGGGTTCTGGGAAAGAACCGTGCAGAAGATCCTGGGTGAGGATACTACCAGCTCAGATGCCCAGCGCCAGCGCTTCAGACAGTTCTGCTATCAGGAGGCTGAGGGGCCCCGAGAGGCTTGCAGCCGACTCCACAGCCTTTGCcaccagtggctgaagccagaaagaCACACAAAAGCTCAGATCTTGGACCTGGtggtcctggagcagttcctggccatcctgcccctggagatggagagctgggtcagagaatgtggagcagagaccagttcccaggcagtggccctggcagaaggtttctttctgagccaggcagaggacaagAGGCAAGAAGACCAGCAG GAGGGTCCAGCGGTTGCCGGGCAGACACTGGAATTCAGCAGGATTGTACAGGAGGGTGACAAAAGTGTAG GTGATGGAGCAACACTGGTGAATCACTCAAGACCTTCTCTTCTTTCTGCTGGAGGGGAAACAGTGACTGTGCAGTTGGACCAG GCTTCAGTGACTTTTGAGGAGGTGTCTGTGTGTTTCTCCaaagaggagtgggctctgctggacccaggccaaagggctctgcacagggaagtcatggaggTGAACTGGAGGAACCTGGCCCCTCTAG GTGACAGGAGGGAGAGCAAAAAAGAAGGTGAAATGCAGAGGAGGAAAACTAAAGCCaagcagaaggggagagaggacaCCCTTGTTCCGGAAGGCCCTGACTTCCATGAAATTCCAAGCCAAGAAGGAAACACAAAGAATACATTTCCTCGTTATGGATCTATCTTAAATGGTGAATCAAACGTTGGCATGCATCAAAGAGTGCACACTGGTGGAGAACCATTCACATGCTTAGattgtggaaagagtttcagtcacAAGACAAgctttactaggcatcaaagaatccacacaggagagaagccgttTCCATGTGCCGAGTGTGGAAAATGCTTCAGGCAGAGGGAACAACTGGTtgcacatcaaagaatccacacaggggagaaaccattcccatgctcagagtgtggaaagacctTCAGGAGGAGGATAACACTTATTgagcatcaaagaatccacacaggggagaagccatttttgtgctcagtgtgtggaaagggcttcaggaaGAGCTCacaccttacttcccatcaaggaacccacacaggggagaaaccacataaatgctcagagtgtggcaAATACTTCAGTCATAGCAGTAGTCTGTCTTACCACAAAAGCACTcacacagaagagaaaccatACCAGTGCTTAgattgtgaaaagagcttcagggGGAGGATGCAACTTATtgcacatcaaagaatccacacaggggagaagccatttctatgctcagagtgtggaaagagcttcagtcatagCTCTAGCCTTACTTCCCACAAAAgaactcacacaggagagaaaccatatccgTGCTtagattgtggaaagagcttctgtcagAGTGTAGCCCTTGACTCACATCAAAGAGTTCACACAGGAGATAAACCAtttacatgctcagagtgtggaaagcagTTCCGTCACAGGAAAAGCCTTCTTTTACACCACCCAATCCACCCTGGGGAGAAGCTGTTTGCAAACCCAGAAAGTAGAAAGGGCTTCAGCCAAAGGATGCACCTTACTGGTCATCAAAGGGTCCACGCTGGGGAGAAGTCATTTGCATGTTcacaatgtggaaagagctttagtcagGGCATTAGCCTCACTAAGCATCACAGAATTCATACAGGAGCAAAAGCACTTATATGCTGA